Proteins co-encoded in one Gehongia tenuis genomic window:
- a CDS encoding aminoglycoside 6-adenylyltransferase has translation MRSEKEMMELILSTAREDERIRYVVMNGSRANPGAKADIFQDYDIVYGVTRLADFTEDPHWIDRFGNRLVMQMPDTTQIYPGEVRKGAFAYLMQFTDGNRLDLTLVSPEKTDEYVGRDSQTIVLLDKDGILPEVGKPSDRDYWIKPPTEKEFLDSCNEFFWVSPYVAKGLWRVEIPYALEMLNVPVREMLARALEWHIGIRHGFEVSAGKAGKYFEQYLEPELFAAYLATYPTARREAVWDSLMAMQRLFDRLAREIAQHFGYPYPEGDSSRVFLHLEHVRDLPKDAEVLYTKEETQRLFGEME, from the coding sequence ATGCGAAGCGAAAAGGAAATGATGGAACTTATCCTATCCACGGCCCGAGAGGATGAGCGAATCCGCTATGTTGTGATGAACGGCTCGAGAGCCAACCCGGGGGCTAAAGCGGATATTTTTCAGGATTACGATATCGTCTACGGGGTGACAAGGCTTGCGGACTTCACCGAAGATCCCCATTGGATCGATCGATTCGGAAACAGATTGGTGATGCAGATGCCGGATACCACCCAAATCTATCCCGGTGAGGTGCGGAAGGGCGCTTTTGCCTACCTCATGCAGTTTACCGATGGAAACCGTCTGGATCTCACCCTGGTTTCTCCAGAAAAAACCGATGAATATGTGGGACGGGACTCCCAAACCATCGTGCTTTTGGATAAGGACGGAATCCTGCCTGAGGTGGGGAAGCCCTCCGATCGGGACTATTGGATCAAGCCTCCCACGGAGAAGGAATTTCTCGACAGCTGCAATGAATTCTTCTGGGTCAGTCCCTATGTGGCCAAGGGCCTTTGGCGGGTGGAGATTCCCTATGCACTGGAGATGCTGAACGTTCCGGTCCGGGAGATGCTGGCCCGCGCCCTTGAATGGCACATCGGCATCCGCCACGGCTTCGAGGTTAGCGCCGGGAAGGCGGGCAAATACTTTGAGCAATACCTGGAGCCGGAGCTCTTTGCGGCCTATCTTGCCACCTATCCCACCGCTCGTAGGGAGGCCGTATGGGACAGCCTCATGGCCATGCAGCGGCTCTTTGACCGGCTGGCCCGGGAGATAGCGCAGCATTTTGGCTACCCCTATCCCGAAGGGGACAGCAGCAGGGTTTTCCTGCATCTTGAACATGTACGGGATCTTCCCAAAGATGCCGAGGTTCTCTACACGAAGGAGGAAACCCAGCGTCTCTTTGGTGAAATGGAATGA
- a CDS encoding GTP pyrophosphokinase produces the protein MNLQGSFEAAQEMYLVYHSAIREIRTKFEILDDEFKIQWQRNPIEYMKARVKSPKSLLDKLARRGFEVSVSSARENLNDIAGIRVVCSFVEDIYTLAEMLIRQDDIRLIQRKDYIQNPKPNGYRSLHLVVEVPVFFSNHCEPTRVEVQIRTIAMDFWASLEHQLRYKGVDKVPPSVSRDLKECADVIAATDQKMQQIHNILNGTD, from the coding sequence ATGAATCTGCAGGGCAGCTTTGAAGCCGCCCAGGAGATGTATCTGGTCTATCATTCGGCAATTCGGGAGATCCGCACAAAGTTTGAGATATTGGACGATGAATTTAAAATTCAGTGGCAGAGGAATCCCATTGAGTACATGAAGGCCCGGGTGAAATCGCCCAAAAGTCTGCTGGACAAACTTGCCCGGCGGGGCTTTGAGGTGAGCGTATCTTCGGCCCGGGAAAACCTTAACGATATTGCGGGCATTCGGGTGGTATGCTCCTTTGTGGAGGATATCTATACCCTGGCGGAGATGCTGATAAGACAGGACGATATTCGGCTGATTCAGCGCAAGGATTACATCCAGAATCCCAAGCCCAATGGCTATCGGAGCCTTCATCTGGTTGTGGAGGTGCCGGTGTTTTTCTCCAACCACTGTGAGCCCACCCGGGTGGAGGTGCAGATCCGCACCATCGCCATGGATTTTTGGGCGAGCCTGGAGCATCAGCTGCGCTACAAAGGCGTGGACAAGGTGCCGCCTTCGGTGAGCCGGGATCTCAAGGAATGTGCCGATGTGATCGCTGCCACCGATCAAAAGATGCAGCAGATCCATAATATTTTGAACGGTACGGATTAG
- a CDS encoding amidohydrolase family protein → MTKQRKIYDAHTHIYPGKIAEKATASVGDFYDIGMRQIGYPHALVESGRRIGVSKYLVCSVATTPKQVRSINNFIHEKCEKYPEFMGFAALHQALENYEEEIDHILELGLKGVKFHPDFQKFYIDDEAMMPMYRRIAEAGLPILFHTGDDRYDYSAPHRLRNLVDRVPDLVCIAAHFGGYRRWEEAFQCLESERIFLDTSSSLFMLDKAAAVDMIHHFGADHFMFGTDFPMWDHVEELNRFMALPLTEVERDQIFYRTFETLFDMTE, encoded by the coding sequence ATGACCAAACAACGAAAGATTTACGACGCCCACACCCATATTTATCCGGGAAAGATTGCCGAAAAAGCTACGGCGTCAGTGGGAGATTTTTATGATATCGGCATGCGGCAGATTGGCTATCCCCATGCCTTGGTGGAGAGCGGCCGGCGTATCGGCGTGTCGAAGTATCTGGTCTGTTCGGTGGCCACCACCCCCAAACAGGTGCGGTCCATCAACAATTTCATCCATGAAAAATGCGAAAAATATCCCGAATTTATGGGGTTTGCGGCCCTGCACCAGGCGCTGGAGAACTATGAGGAGGAGATCGATCACATTCTGGAGCTGGGGCTTAAGGGGGTCAAGTTTCATCCCGATTTTCAAAAGTTTTACATTGATGACGAGGCCATGATGCCTATGTACAGAAGGATCGCCGAAGCGGGGCTGCCCATTCTATTTCACACGGGGGATGACCGCTACGATTATTCAGCGCCGCATAGGCTGAGAAACCTGGTGGACAGGGTGCCCGATCTCGTGTGCATCGCCGCTCATTTTGGCGGATACCGCCGTTGGGAGGAGGCCTTCCAGTGTCTTGAGTCGGAGCGGATTTTTCTGGATACCTCCAGCAGCTTGTTCATGCTGGACAAGGCCGCTGCGGTGGACATGATTCACCATTTTGGAGCGGATCACTTCATGTTTGGCACCGATTTTCCCATGTGGGATCATGTGGAGGAGTTGAACCGGTTTATGGCTTTGCCGCTGACCGAGGTGGAACGGGACCAAATTTTTTACAGAACCTTTGAAACACTCTTTGATATGACGGAATGA
- a CDS encoding DUF6530 family protein — MKIPTSLKHKPVIVCENYENVDGRDAYHSNAKGLSLGLAQWNDRGNVDISAKVWRYTGEKWSRQSEELPLHRLVDLNILLCRTLQYFREAYRYEKLYDPENPRIDRVGLQGDAMTVEVCTDNERIDEDIRLFRDALAQNDEFLSERLKVLSSLLKELNY, encoded by the coding sequence TTGAAGATTCCCACCAGCTTGAAGCATAAGCCTGTGATTGTATGTGAAAATTATGAGAACGTGGACGGCAGGGATGCCTACCATTCGAACGCGAAGGGGCTTTCTCTGGGCCTTGCTCAGTGGAATGATCGTGGAAACGTGGATATCTCTGCAAAGGTATGGCGGTACACCGGGGAGAAGTGGTCCCGTCAGTCGGAGGAACTGCCCCTGCACCGGCTCGTGGATCTCAACATTCTTTTGTGCAGAACGCTGCAGTATTTTCGCGAGGCGTATCGATACGAGAAACTGTATGACCCCGAAAACCCTCGGATCGACCGGGTGGGCCTGCAGGGGGACGCCATGACGGTGGAGGTTTGCACGGACAATGAACGCATCGATGAAGATATCCGTCTATTTCGGGACGCTCTCGCCCAAAACGACGAATTTTTGAGCGAAAGACTTAAAGTGCTGTCCAGTTTGCTCAAGGAGCTGAACTACTGA
- a CDS encoding DMT family transporter produces MCPPDGGYLFGEGEVSIKTKGILCTIASAVIFGVTPVLSSLTFAMGSNAATLTFYRNLSAVPVLLVLLWARRISLRLNRKEALAILLVSFLGAATGITLSSSYNYVGVGTATILHFLYPVFVVLICRIFFREKLGKVKTIALAGATLGIVFFFEQSGDMKVLGIVIALLSGVTYAGYLVGIERMGIKDMNPFKLAFYIALVVAVIMLFYDIPTGAIIFDIPPKALLLTCIVGISCTIVAFILLQLGIRSLGASMASILSMFEPISSVFAGWLFLGEGFGVSKVIGCVVILGAVTALVAADKIAARRNALLPETEEGIIEF; encoded by the coding sequence CTGTGCCCGCCGGACGGCGGGTATCTTTTTGGGGAGGGGGAGGTTTCTATAAAAACGAAAGGGATCCTCTGCACGATTGCATCGGCGGTGATCTTTGGGGTTACACCCGTCCTTTCAAGCTTGACCTTTGCGATGGGCAGCAATGCCGCTACTTTGACATTCTACCGCAACCTGTCCGCGGTTCCGGTGCTGCTGGTGCTGCTTTGGGCGCGAAGGATCTCGCTTCGCCTGAACCGGAAGGAAGCCCTGGCCATTTTGCTGGTCAGCTTTCTGGGGGCCGCAACGGGTATTACGCTTTCCTCATCCTACAATTATGTGGGCGTGGGTACGGCCACGATACTGCATTTTCTCTATCCCGTATTTGTGGTGCTCATCTGCCGCATCTTCTTTCGGGAAAAGCTGGGTAAGGTTAAAACCATTGCGCTTGCCGGCGCAACGCTGGGAATTGTCTTTTTCTTCGAGCAGAGCGGCGATATGAAGGTGCTGGGCATTGTCATCGCACTGCTTTCCGGGGTCACCTATGCCGGTTATCTGGTGGGTATCGAGCGAATGGGGATCAAGGATATGAATCCTTTCAAACTGGCTTTTTATATCGCCTTGGTCGTGGCCGTGATCATGCTCTTCTACGATATCCCCACCGGCGCCATCATCTTTGATATTCCGCCGAAGGCCCTGCTGCTTACCTGTATCGTGGGTATTTCCTGCACCATTGTGGCCTTTATTTTGCTTCAGCTGGGCATTCGTTCCCTGGGCGCGTCCATGGCCTCCATTTTATCCATGTTTGAACCCATTTCCAGCGTGTTTGCCGGATGGCTGTTCTTGGGGGAGGGGTTTGGCGTGAGCAAGGTGATCGGCTGCGTGGTGATCCTGGGAGCGGTGACCGCGCTCGTTGCGGCGGACAAGATTGCCGCCAGGAGAAACGCACTGCTGCCCGAGACGGAAGAGGGCATTATAGAATTTTAA
- a CDS encoding PTS sugar transporter subunit IIC/EAL domain-containing protein, whose amino-acid sequence MSHSSRGDWLIAAIENNRILTAVRNGMVLALPAIVTGCVALVLQSLPIEGYQEFLSGLANGTVVSVLSLVQNATLGIISLIMLLTISYSYGREQGDGVLGGITPFVALAAYIAFAIQQDRMFTFEIFQSTWLFNAILVAVLASVLFIKLCGWMGQRWRTYTDGTELNGIIAAIFPAGAVILLFALLNVAMVNLFGVPNFQTLFSDWLAALFNGMGRGLISGLVFVFSLHFMWFFGVHGGNVLDGVAKGVFETGMDINVQQVLAGQVPTEIMTKTFLDTFVLFGGCGTLLALVIAILIHERRKNVLRLTRLAAVPVLFNINELMVFGLPVVLNPIYVVPFILTPLVLTAVSYLATVLGWVPVAAHGVRWTTPLFLSGYAATGSIAGSLLQLFNLAIGVLIYTPFVKLSQRRALRQAKRDVEALTNLVLEEESRGERVALFERPGRIGSMAKSLAADLEHLVRTKGVTLYYQPQVDTSGRMVGGEALLRWEHPVGGWIAPPLIIRLAEEGGFLSTLEDQVMEYTFRDTAKITSRHPVMISFNLTARQLDRPDIVERIERLQRKYSVPMEYMGLELTEQTALTSTPEMTERLTTLHDLGIQIIMDDFGMGHSSMMYLQDNRFDVVKLDGSLVRSLADNTRSQDIISSILYLAESLKFKVVAEFVETPEQRCTLERLGCDLYQGYLYSPAVPLEKFMGFLKNCDFEL is encoded by the coding sequence GTGAGTCACTCGTCCAGAGGCGACTGGCTGATCGCGGCCATAGAAAACAACCGCATACTGACCGCTGTTCGAAACGGCATGGTGCTTGCACTTCCCGCTATCGTAACGGGATGCGTTGCATTGGTGCTGCAGAGCCTTCCCATTGAGGGCTATCAGGAGTTTCTAAGCGGTTTGGCCAATGGGACGGTGGTAAGCGTACTCAGCCTGGTGCAGAATGCGACCCTGGGGATCATATCGCTGATTATGCTCTTGACCATCAGCTACAGCTACGGCCGGGAGCAGGGCGATGGTGTCCTGGGGGGCATCACGCCCTTTGTTGCGTTGGCGGCCTACATTGCTTTTGCCATTCAGCAGGATAGGATGTTCACCTTTGAAATCTTTCAAAGCACTTGGCTTTTTAACGCCATTCTGGTGGCTGTTCTGGCCTCGGTGCTTTTTATCAAGCTTTGCGGATGGATGGGTCAGCGCTGGCGGACCTATACCGACGGCACCGAACTCAACGGTATCATTGCCGCCATTTTTCCGGCGGGCGCTGTGATTTTGCTTTTTGCACTGCTCAATGTGGCCATGGTGAATCTGTTCGGCGTACCCAATTTCCAGACCCTCTTTTCCGATTGGCTGGCCGCACTCTTCAATGGCATGGGCCGGGGGCTGATCAGCGGACTGGTCTTTGTCTTCTCACTTCACTTCATGTGGTTTTTTGGCGTGCACGGGGGCAACGTGCTGGACGGCGTTGCGAAGGGCGTATTTGAAACGGGCATGGACATCAATGTCCAGCAGGTTCTTGCAGGTCAGGTCCCCACTGAAATCATGACCAAAACCTTTCTGGATACCTTCGTCCTCTTTGGCGGGTGTGGTACGCTGCTCGCTCTGGTGATCGCCATTCTCATCCATGAAAGACGAAAAAATGTGCTGAGGCTGACTCGCCTTGCCGCCGTTCCCGTTCTTTTCAACATCAATGAACTGATGGTCTTTGGTCTGCCGGTCGTCCTCAATCCCATCTATGTGGTACCCTTTATTTTGACGCCGCTGGTGCTCACCGCGGTGAGCTATCTGGCGACAGTTTTAGGCTGGGTGCCTGTAGCGGCTCATGGGGTGAGATGGACGACACCCCTATTTCTCAGCGGCTATGCGGCAACGGGGTCCATAGCCGGAAGCCTGCTGCAGCTGTTCAATCTTGCTATCGGGGTTCTGATCTACACACCCTTCGTGAAGCTTTCCCAGCGGCGGGCACTGCGCCAGGCTAAAAGGGACGTGGAAGCGCTGACCAATCTTGTCTTGGAGGAGGAGAGCCGCGGCGAACGCGTCGCTTTGTTTGAACGGCCGGGCAGAATTGGGTCCATGGCCAAAAGTTTGGCTGCCGATCTGGAGCATCTGGTCAGGACGAAGGGCGTGACGCTATACTATCAGCCCCAGGTGGATACATCCGGAAGGATGGTGGGCGGCGAAGCCCTGCTGCGCTGGGAGCATCCCGTGGGCGGGTGGATCGCACCGCCGCTCATCATTCGCTTAGCAGAGGAAGGAGGATTCCTGAGCACTCTTGAGGATCAGGTGATGGAATACACCTTCCGGGATACGGCCAAGATCACGTCCCGGCATCCGGTCATGATCTCCTTCAATCTCACCGCAAGGCAGCTGGACCGGCCGGACATTGTGGAGCGGATTGAACGCCTTCAAAGAAAATACTCCGTTCCCATGGAATACATGGGTCTGGAACTGACGGAACAGACCGCCCTTACCAGCACGCCGGAAATGACGGAGCGGCTTACCACGCTCCATGATCTGGGTATCCAGATCATTATGGACGATTTTGGCATGGGCCACAGTTCCATGATGTATCTTCAGGACAACCGCTTCGATGTGGTTAAGCTGGATGGTTCCTTGGTGCGGAGCCTTGCGGACAATACCCGAAGCCAGGATATCATTTCATCCATTTTGTATCTTGCCGAATCCCTCAAGTTCAAGGTGGTTGCTGAATTCGTGGAAACCCCGGAACAACGCTGCACCCTTGAACGATTGGGATGCGATCTTTATCAAGGGTATCTGTACAGCCCGGCAGTACCTCTGGAGAAGTTTATGGGTTTTCTGAAAAATTGTGATTTTGAGCTGTAA
- a CDS encoding EAL domain-containing protein, whose amino-acid sequence MRRSENNSIMKKLMVPMILVMLIQTGLFFGTILWSGTLNTMTHNAFDILNQRVINRKNYLQNEMVQRWSNLGDSVSAVNNEVESYLTEKNMDLAHLNGDDSVPSDLLERLSDDVLYLLRKNSVTGAFIVFDDLNENDSYSGIYLRDTDPESNSVNNSDILIERAPSNVTKSMGIPMDTWWTPRFKLTEQSDFFFKPYEAAKEHLEIGWQDLGYWSRPFHLSEKDLEVITYSVPLVIDGKPYGVLGVELTTDYLRKLLPYDEIATDKQGAYLLAVAEGEERSFDNVIESGPIYKQLFGDANGIALEGKEVYESNYEITRSERYNEAAVGSVQYLQLYNTHTPFENDRWALIGIIGKNDLLSIVNHVKTLILISMGISLTLGVVTVIVVSRVVTRPITGLVRDLKSSDARLPLRLGKINIVEIDELAKAIEDLSSNVADAASKLSQIVDMSNIQLGAFEYRKATGQTFCTGRLFEILGLEPLSEGGYADTEQFKQAMLSLEKWVESRTEHAVIFRIEDEQRHPRWVRLESVEDEEKVMGVAVDITQETLEKRKIEYERDYDLLTNLLNRRAFHAELKRKFASPAALKVSALIMLDLDNLKYINDTYGHDYGDVYIQYSANALKKFAPYNVVLSRMSGDEFYVFIYGYEDKAAVRRIIADIQREMLSTVLPLPDNDSVKIRVSAGVAWYPDDAEDYETLIRYADFAMYMVKNTTKGEFKEFDRASYEKDAYLLHGKEDLNRLIDGELVEYHFQPIVEVATASVFAYEALMRSKIDTLSTPLEILTLAKSQSKLYQIEQLTWFKALEAFARLKAEERGAKVFINSIPNQVLSERDMKLFETMYAPFLGRIVVELTEEEKLDERSMVLKQHYCKQWGSQLAIDDFGTGYNGDGILLSLTPDYVKIDMSIVRNIDKDENRQRLLKNLVSYLKPQKIRTIAEGVETKAEMDMVISLGVDYLQGYYLGWPEAEPAALSESLKKEIRAARDHVHKVVDS is encoded by the coding sequence ATGAGACGATCAGAAAACAACTCCATCATGAAAAAACTGATGGTCCCCATGATTCTCGTGATGCTGATTCAGACGGGGTTGTTTTTTGGTACCATTTTATGGAGCGGTACCTTGAACACCATGACCCACAACGCCTTTGATATTCTCAATCAAAGGGTGATCAATCGGAAAAATTATCTTCAGAATGAGATGGTGCAGCGCTGGTCCAATCTGGGCGATTCGGTGAGCGCGGTGAATAACGAGGTTGAGAGCTACCTGACCGAGAAAAATATGGATCTTGCCCATCTCAATGGTGACGACAGTGTGCCATCCGATCTTTTGGAGAGGCTTTCGGATGATGTGCTCTATCTTCTTCGCAAGAATTCCGTTACCGGCGCCTTCATTGTCTTTGATGATCTGAATGAAAACGACTCCTATTCGGGAATCTATCTGCGGGACACCGACCCGGAGTCCAATTCGGTGAACAATTCGGATATTTTGATTGAGCGCGCTCCCTCCAATGTGACCAAGAGCATGGGCATTCCCATGGATACGTGGTGGACCCCCAGGTTCAAGCTTACGGAGCAGAGCGATTTTTTCTTTAAGCCCTATGAAGCCGCCAAGGAGCATTTGGAGATTGGATGGCAGGATCTGGGCTATTGGAGCAGACCCTTTCATCTGAGCGAAAAGGATCTTGAAGTGATCACCTACTCCGTCCCGCTGGTGATTGACGGCAAGCCTTACGGCGTTCTGGGTGTGGAGCTCACCACGGATTATTTGCGAAAGCTTCTTCCCTACGATGAGATCGCAACGGACAAACAGGGCGCTTATCTGCTGGCGGTGGCGGAGGGGGAGGAACGCAGCTTTGACAATGTGATCGAAAGCGGACCCATCTACAAGCAGCTCTTCGGTGATGCAAACGGGATCGCCCTTGAGGGTAAGGAAGTATACGAGAGCAACTATGAGATCACCAGGAGCGAGCGCTATAACGAAGCAGCGGTGGGCAGCGTCCAGTATTTGCAGCTCTATAATACGCACACGCCCTTTGAGAATGATCGCTGGGCGCTCATCGGCATCATTGGCAAAAACGACCTGCTCAGCATTGTCAACCACGTCAAGACGTTGATCCTTATCTCCATGGGCATTTCGCTCACCCTGGGTGTGGTGACGGTGATCGTGGTCAGCAGAGTGGTCACGCGGCCCATCACGGGGCTGGTGCGGGATCTAAAAAGCAGCGATGCGCGGCTGCCCCTCCGGCTGGGAAAAATCAACATTGTGGAGATTGACGAACTGGCCAAGGCCATTGAAGATTTGAGCAGCAATGTTGCAGATGCGGCCTCCAAGCTGTCCCAGATTGTGGATATGTCCAACATTCAGCTGGGTGCTTTCGAGTACCGAAAAGCCACGGGGCAGACCTTCTGCACCGGCCGCCTCTTTGAAATTCTTGGGCTTGAACCCCTGAGTGAGGGAGGGTATGCGGATACGGAACAGTTCAAGCAGGCCATGCTCAGCCTTGAAAAATGGGTCGAAAGCCGCACGGAACACGCCGTCATCTTCCGAATCGAAGACGAGCAGCGGCATCCGCGCTGGGTGCGTCTTGAGTCGGTGGAGGATGAGGAGAAGGTCATGGGCGTCGCGGTGGATATCACCCAGGAGACGCTTGAAAAGCGCAAAATTGAATACGAGCGGGATTATGATCTGCTGACCAATTTGCTGAACCGCCGGGCATTCCATGCGGAGCTGAAGCGTAAATTTGCATCCCCGGCGGCGCTCAAGGTGTCGGCGCTGATCATGCTGGATTTGGATAATTTGAAGTATATCAACGATACCTATGGTCATGACTACGGCGATGTGTATATTCAGTATTCAGCGAATGCTTTGAAAAAGTTTGCACCCTACAATGTGGTGCTTTCCCGCATGTCCGGGGATGAATTCTATGTATTTATCTACGGTTACGAGGATAAAGCTGCGGTGCGCCGGATCATTGCCGATATCCAAAGGGAGATGCTGAGTACGGTTCTTCCGCTGCCCGACAACGACTCTGTCAAGATCCGTGTTTCGGCGGGCGTGGCCTGGTACCCCGACGATGCGGAGGACTACGAGACACTGATCCGTTATGCTGACTTTGCCATGTACATGGTGAAGAACACCACCAAGGGAGAATTCAAGGAATTTGACCGGGCAAGCTATGAGAAGGACGCTTATCTGCTTCACGGCAAGGAGGATCTGAACCGGCTCATCGATGGCGAGCTGGTGGAGTATCACTTCCAGCCCATTGTGGAGGTGGCTACGGCCAGCGTATTCGCCTACGAGGCACTGATGCGGTCCAAGATCGATACGTTGAGCACACCCCTTGAGATACTGACCCTGGCGAAATCTCAGTCCAAGCTTTATCAGATCGAGCAGCTCACCTGGTTCAAAGCCCTGGAAGCCTTTGCACGGCTGAAGGCGGAGGAACGCGGGGCCAAGGTTTTCATCAATTCCATTCCAAATCAGGTGCTGTCCGAGCGGGACATGAAGCTCTTTGAAACCATGTATGCGCCCTTCCTGGGGAGGATTGTGGTGGAACTCACGGAGGAGGAGAAACTGGATGAGCGCTCCATGGTGCTCAAGCAGCACTATTGCAAGCAATGGGGAAGCCAACTTGCCATAGACGATTTTGGCACGGGTTACAACGGCGACGGCATTCTTCTTTCACTGACGCCCGACTATGTGAAGATCGACATGTCCATCGTGCGCAACATTGATAAGGACGAAAACCGGCAGCGTCTGTTGAAAAATTTGGTTTCCTATCTGAAGCCTCAGAAAATCCGCACGATCGCCGAGGGTGTAGAAACCAAGGCGGAAATGGATATGGTCATCAGCCTAGGGGTGGACTATTTGCAGGGCTATTACCTGGGCTGGCCGGAGGCCGAGCCGGCGGCGCTTTCCGAATCGCTGAAAAAGGAGATCAGGGCAGCGCGGGATCATGTGCATAAGGTGGTGGATTCGTGA
- a CDS encoding extracellular solute-binding protein, translated as MRIKKAVCFLAVLCMLTAMLSGCGEKKILDAKNPVSIEIWHYYNGPQKTAFDELVTEFNDTVGLDEGIVVEAFSQGNNVNELIEKVIDAANQKVGSGDIPDVFAAYADTAYQVDQLGLVAELDSYLTEEELAQYVPAYIEEGRFDAEGHLKIFPTAKSSEVFMLNKTDWDRFAEATGAKLEDLETMEGLVRTAEAYYEWTDGLTEEPNDGKAFFGRDAMANYFIIGCRQLGTEIFEVNQGKVKLNVDDDIMRKLWDNFYVPYINGYFGAYGRFRSDDAKTGDLIALVGSTSGAAYFPDKVTVDDSESYDIEPWVMAPPHFEGGELYAVQQGAGMVVTKSDEKKEYAATVFLKWFTEAQRNIDFSVGSGYLPVKTEANDMAMIEPALKQSEESSTTKNLEATFPVAIEMTKTHTFYTNKAFEGGTAARNVLENSMMDQANADRAEIVSLMQSGVSRKDAVARFDTDDHFNAWLTSFKNDLNAAIE; from the coding sequence ATGAGAATAAAAAAAGCAGTTTGTTTTCTGGCGGTCTTATGCATGTTAACCGCCATGCTTTCGGGATGCGGGGAGAAGAAGATACTGGATGCGAAAAATCCGGTATCCATTGAAATATGGCATTATTACAATGGGCCCCAGAAAACCGCTTTCGATGAGCTGGTGACGGAGTTCAACGATACGGTGGGCCTGGATGAGGGCATTGTCGTGGAGGCCTTCAGTCAGGGCAACAACGTGAACGAACTGATTGAGAAGGTCATCGATGCCGCCAATCAAAAGGTGGGTTCCGGCGATATTCCCGATGTGTTCGCCGCCTATGCGGATACGGCCTATCAGGTGGATCAGCTGGGCCTTGTGGCCGAACTGGACAGCTATCTGACCGAGGAAGAGCTGGCGCAGTATGTTCCTGCATATATTGAGGAGGGCCGTTTTGATGCGGAAGGGCATCTCAAGATTTTTCCCACCGCAAAGTCCTCGGAGGTATTCATGCTCAACAAGACCGACTGGGACCGGTTCGCTGAGGCAACCGGCGCTAAACTGGAGGATCTTGAGACCATGGAAGGCCTGGTGCGCACGGCGGAGGCCTATTACGAATGGACCGACGGCCTTACCGAGGAGCCCAATGACGGCAAAGCATTCTTTGGCCGGGATGCCATGGCGAATTATTTTATTATCGGCTGCCGGCAGCTGGGCACGGAAATCTTTGAGGTGAACCAGGGCAAGGTGAAGCTGAACGTCGATGATGATATCATGCGCAAGCTCTGGGACAACTTTTATGTGCCCTATATCAACGGCTATTTTGGCGCCTATGGCCGCTTTCGTTCCGATGATGCCAAGACGGGAGATCTGATCGCCCTGGTGGGCTCCACCTCGGGGGCAGCCTATTTTCCCGACAAGGTGACGGTGGATGACAGTGAAAGCTATGATATCGAGCCCTGGGTGATGGCGCCGCCCCATTTTGAAGGCGGGGAACTCTACGCCGTGCAGCAGGGCGCGGGCATGGTGGTTACCAAGTCCGATGAGAAAAAGGAATATGCGGCGACGGTCTTTTTGAAGTGGTTCACGGAAGCCCAGCGAAACATTGATTTCTCCGTGGGTTCGGGTTACCTGCCCGTCAAAACGGAAGCCAATGATATGGCGATGATTGAGCCGGCCCTGAAGCAGTCCGAGGAATCGTCGACCACAAAGAATCTTGAGGCAACCTTCCCGGTGGCCATTGAAATGACCAAAACCCATACGTTTTATACCAACAAAGCTTTTGAAGGCGGAACCGCCGCCCGAAATGTCCTTGAGAACTCCATGATGGATCAGGCCAACGCCGACCGGGCCGAGATCGTAAGCCTTATGCAGAGCGGTGTGAGCCGAAAGGATGCGGTGGCCCGTTTTGATACCGATGACCACTTCAACGCATGGCTGACGTCCTTTAAGAACGATTTGAATGCGGCCATCGAGTAA